A single window of Lutzomyia longipalpis isolate SR_M1_2022 chromosome 1, ASM2433408v1 DNA harbors:
- the LOC129792975 gene encoding uncharacterized protein LOC129792975 isoform X2 produces MRKLKEPERSSSSSNTNCSKMTTCGGNEFVSMPHEIPTRILEAHNELHMFRNKDPAGSDNDSALSSAPPSLSPQPNSPPDVWQTYNTKEVVCHGSLQKEIDFLQRENDALNVQLCASREKIRELEKALIVTQNGNHTQHLMEKIRLLEQKESELHKEAYELKEQNELLEFRIVELEESHDKWSLRSNSTPDTRDVWTDTEKEHDDLMMSERSDSGVTSPHSHHQLDDRTSLPSPCDLSMIDSIPNDDVRKRIIAMTKRPCYDDDDKLCLLQILSLLNNLEALSQDQEITGEFLSLDANQSRRSGSTENYSVLTEETPNRLKNQARIVATVQPYSSGLDSEEPIKPRFTSPPNTPETCGKRGKNLSTSTLQESGVFDTDPSDAVTQSTQTSPEDFPVYEARSGDLTAEIQKLNKFRERIEECVTAKKSSVVNLLSPEQKRLQYYKERLELLENKILVYESSGDLQVRRLAERLQREIHLEALVKQLSGKLEELEKENRIIDEERCEFEEAENDTRLRLQRLEVEFEILNQRNIELEMSREALQLKLKDTQRHVVAMEDQIEEYHAKFEEVESAKNNLSSVMEQIQKAMPVLFLYHEYQLKQGIADAVPIPKIGNSDGISCSSASSGESTNGGSSSTEKELRLKVCELTNRVKELEKGIDELKLAYNETLENADNLWAQMEKDYKDRLQQMQVNEQNMKVKIGQLEERIVKDSQYAQERMGQMEDSEFALKNQICKLNRENKELLKKYTALVEEYNVLKEDCQNLKNYLEGPAAVVLDKERSKVKTLEEDLNHSQQILKSLEAMHKNDATTLRSQVTKAKKELEHVKVTNHELHEEVATLETRLREMRRIKSADDETIKSLSQELRAKQIQLNNLQQMIKHGSPPTLAQELGNKRICLGDPKPLKKATFELQNSIKSFEGCKNCSSANPQVADVCKGVKRLANSLLEDAEPGKAPSKTDEVSKFGGPESLGMLGKAPLVLQAHVSSRNCFSSTEILYYKSPMKNSQSIEDTNNSRTSAIEGILGGILGEDESLSHRSSPQFSQLSPKLFTDGTNDMGGEEMGVMGEGEKQQVLQTKDKSGESCKSLPNLMSSRSSNASLISGILSNLLNIRRKHTFKSSSDVSYFGVLFPTKTSLVCQTASTIGSGVPHLRDGVNIPTKVGSVPIKDLRHVEQCPSRQKILQSFHDNEESVSKEPENINRVINDTAEKDLCTFVSREISPGNSYSKLSGHSVQHVEEVCKSNTVGRKDEQKINKDSQMNGILKETAVKNVIDPENISGEALQEVLVAKEVFEIDGERKASSEKIKDSNKRTKTLENASETQKDSTEEIANNPTPEVKNKEIFETINTEQKEPNKVLKESQEVDPFSGYSLENFNQKSNEQGDEKMSTIASERTSCSNDNQSSFPYSPSSRSEAMYTAREELSTPAASQKNPPDEKIHENLSAKSETPKSSKSTPGSVSESSKEWFFGDKAKFHYSLFEGKKKVTVTAENEDNIKKMTEEIISSVIECLSKCPSGNNSDEVSNKLKEIYLQNDQEGLGMPSDDDQLITLSEILNIKRELFEMQEKLPQTDSIFEVVRTLACLIRDERCKHFCGMKIRQLTKIVRILVDGWRKGLNAEKGDAGLMAKEEFSEGSTSARGHSSTMGKTTIVHKSSGESHHALTSTDMDVLWETFSEISQIKDKSSGEGHPSKYIVDLENNLSVLTDFIDQLEAKDQKIKGKKSLSSIDNLRKSLKESKKLSGSFRSGRSKRRADHLHGFSPKMSLRSSNDERPVEEMLESARSYIHSFYDALDDHSRRNFQDTYRNISSALEALRSMTNRTSSDSSPGHFRF; encoded by the exons TGGTCACTCAGAAGCAATTCAACTCCAGACACGCGGGATGTGTGGACGGATACGGAGAAAGAGCACGACGATCTCATGATGTCTGAGCGATCGGATTCAGGAGTCACCTCGCCGCACAGCCACCATCAGCTAGACGATCGAACCAGTTTACCATCGCCATGTGATTTATCT atGATCGACAGCATTCCCAATGATGATGTCAGAAAGCGGATTATTGCAATGACAAAGAGACCCTGCTACGATGATGATGACAAACTCTGCCTCCTCCAAATACTCTCTCTCCTCAATAATCTCGAGGCTCTGTCGCAGGATCAGGAAATCACCGGAGAATTCCTCAGCCTGGACGCCAATCAA TCCCGGCGAAGTGGATCAACGGAAAATTACAGTGTTTTAACCGAGGAGACTCCGAATCGGTTGAAGAATCAAGCAAGGATCGTTGCAACAGTTCAACCCTACAGCAGTGGTTTGGACTCCGAGGAACCCATCAAGCCTCGCTTTACCTCCCCACCAAATACTCCCGAGACCTGCGGCAAGCGTGGTAAGAATCTCTCCACAAGTACCCTCCAGGAGAGTGGGGTCTTCGACACAGATCCCAGTGACGCTGTCACCCAAAGTACCCAAACCAGCCCTGAAGATTTTCCCGTCTACGAGGCGCGTAGTGGTGATCTCACGGCTGAGATTCAGAAGCTAAATAAATTCAGGGAACGCATCGAGGAGTGCGTAACAGCCAAGAAGTCCAGTGTTGTAAATCTCCTCTCGCCGGAGCAGAAGCGTCTGCAGTACTACAAGGAACGTCTTGAGCTCCTTGAGAATAAGATTCTCGTGTACGAGAGTAGTGGGGATCTGCAGGTGCGTCGGCTAGCTGAGCGTCTTCAGCGGGAGATTCACCTTGAGGCGCTCGTGAAGCAACTCAGTGGGAAGCTTGAGGAACTCGAGAAGGAGAATCGCATCATCGACGAGGAGCGGTGTGAATTTGAGGAGGCAGAAAACGATACGCGGCTGCGGCTACAGAGGCTGGAGGtggaatttgaaattctcaatcAGCGCAATATTGAGCTAGAAATGTCCCGGGAGGCATTGCAGTTGAAGCTGAAGGACACCCAGAGGCATGTTGTGGCgatggaggatcaaattgagGAGTATCATGCAAAGTTCGAGGAGGTTGAGAGTGCCAAAAATAATCTCAGTTCAGTCATGGAGCAAATACAAAAGGCAATGCCCGTGCTATTTCTCTATCATGAATATCAGCTGAAGCAGGGCATAGCTGATGCTGTTCCCATCCCAAAGATTGGAAATTCCGATGGCATTTCATGCAGTAGTGCATCCAGTGGGGAATCCACAAATGGAGGAAGTAGTTCAACGGAGAAGGAGCTGAGGCTCAAAGTTTGCGAGCTGACGAATCGTGTGAAGGAACTCGAGAAGGGTATTGATGAGCTGAAGCTGGCCTACAATGAGACTCTCGAGAATGCTGACAATCTCTGGGCACAAATGGAGAAAGACTACAAAGATCGTCTTCAGCAGATGCAGGTGAATGAGCAGAATATGAAGGTGAAAATTGGGCAACTTGAGGAGCGTATTGTGAAGGATTCTCAGTATGCCCAGGAGAGGATGGGTCAGATGGAGGACAGTGAGTTTGCGCTCAAGAATCAAATTTGCAAACTAAACCGAGAGAATAAGGAGCTTCTGAAGAAGTACACAGCTCTCGTGGAGGAGTACAATGTCCTCAAGGAGGATTGTCAGAATCTCAAGAACTATCTTGAGGGCCCAGCAGCTGTGGTGCTGGACAAGGAGAGGAGCAAAGTGAAGACACTCGAGGAAGATCTCAATCATTCGCAGCAAATTCTCAAATCATTGGAAGCAATGCACAAGAATGATGCTACAACCCTAAGGAGTCAAGTGACAAAGGCCAAGAAGGAGCTGGAGCATGTAAAGGTGACTAATCACGAGCTACACGAGGAGGTGGCAACGCTGGAGACGAGATTGAGGGAAATGCGAAGGATTAAATCCGCCGATGATGAGACAATCAAGAGTTTATCGCAGGAATTGCGAGCAAAACAGATTCAATTGAATAATCTGCAGCAGATGATTAAACATGGTAGCCCACCCACACTGGCTCAGGAATTGGGTAACAAGAGGATATGCCTGGGTGATCCGAAACCCCTCAAGAAGGCCACTTTTGAGCTACAGAATTCCATTAAGAGTTTCGAG GGCTGCAAGAATTGCTCGAGTGCCAATCCTCAAGTTGCTGATGTGTGCAAAGGTGTTAAGCGTTTAGCTAATTCCCTACTGGAAGATGCTGAGCCTGGGAAAGCTCCATCAAAGACTGATGAGGTGAGTAAATTTGGGGGTCCGGAATCACTGGGAATGCTCGGGAAAGCTCCTTTAGTCCTCCAAGCTCATGTTTCCTCGAGAAATTGCTTTTCTTCCACTGAAATTCTCTACTACAAAAGCCCCATGAAGAATTCTCAATCAATTGAAG ATACAAATAACTCAAGAACTTCAGCCATTGAGGGTATTCTCGGGGGAATATTGGGTGAAGATGAAAGTCTTTCCCACAGAAGTTCACCACAATTTTCCCAGCTTTCTCCGAAACTTTTCACCGATGGCACTAATGACATGGGCGGGGAGGAAATGGGGGTCATGGGTGAAGGTGAAAAGCAACAGGTGCTGCAGACAAAAGATAAAAGTGGAGAATCATGCAAAAGTCTTCCAAATCTCATGAGTTCACGAAGTTCAAATGCTTCGCTCATTTCGGGTATTTTGAGTAATTTACTCAACATTCGGAGGAAGCACACGTTCAAATCCAGCAGTGATGTATCATATTTTGGCGTGCTATTTCCGACAAAGACTTCATTGGTGTGCCAAACAGCTTCAACAATCGGAAGTGGGGTACCACATCTGCGTGATGGTGTGAACATTCCAACAAAAGTCGGAAGTGTACCGATAAAAGATTTACGGCATGTTGAACAGTGCCCATCAAGgcagaaaattttacaatcatTCCATGATAATGAAGAAAGTGTGAGCAAAGAACCAGAAAATATTAATCGTGTGATTAATGATACTGCAGAGAAAGATTTGTGTACTTTCGTTTCGAGAGAGATCTCCCCGGGAAATTCCTACAGCAAATTGAGCGGACACAGTGTACAACATGTGGAGGAAGTTTGTAAATCAAATACTGTGGGTAGGAAAGATGagcaaaaaattaacaaagattCTCAAATGAATGGAATTTTGAAGGAAACTGCGGTAAAAAATGTGATTGatcctgaaaatatttctggGGAAGCTTTACAGGAAGTTCTTGTGGCAAAAGAAGTCTTTGAAATTGATGGAGAAAGGAAAGCTTCttctgagaaaattaaggattcTAACAAAAGGACTAAAACTCTGGAGAATGCTTCTGAAACTCAAAAGGATTCTACagaagaaattgcaaataatcCTACACCGGAAGTGAAGAACAAAGAGATCTTTGAAACAATTAACACTGAACAAAAGGAGCCAAATAAGGTCCTTAAAGAAAGCCAAGAAGTAGATCCTTTCTCCGGATATTCCTTggagaattttaatcaaaaatctaATGAACAAGGAGATGAAAAAATGTCTACAATTGCATCGGAAAGGACATCCTGTTCAAATGACAATCAATCATCATTTCCTTATTCACCTTCGTCAAGAAGTGAGGCAATGTACACAGCACGAGAGGAATTATCCACCCCCGCTGCTTCACAGAAAAACCCTCcagatgagaaaattcatgaaaatttgtcTGCAAAATCAGAAACtccaaaaagctccaaaagcaCCCCGGGCAGTGTTTCAGAAAGCTCCAAGGAGTGGTTCTTTGGGGACAAGGCAAAATTCCATTATAGCTTATTTGAGGGGAAGAAAAAGGTCACTGTTACAGCTGAAAATGAAGATAATATCAAGAAAATGactgaagaaattatttcttccgTTATTGAGTGTCTCAGTAAATGTCCTTCAg GAAATAATTCAGATGAGGtcagtaataaattaaaagaaatctactTGCAAAATGATCAGGAAGGACTCGGAATGCCTTCTGATGATGATCAATTGATCACACTTTCGGAAATTCTAAATATAAAGAGAGAACTTTTTGAGATGCAAGAAAAACTCCCCCAAACTGATTCAATATTTGAGGTGGTTAGAACTTTAGCATGCCTTATTAGGGATGAGAGATGCAAGCACTTTTGTGGGATGAAAATTAGGCAATTGACGaaaattgtgagaattttGGTTGATGGTTGGCGAAAGGGGCTAAATGCCGAGAAGGGGGATGCGGGATTAATGGcaaaagaggaattttccgAAGGATCTACAAGTGCAAGAGGACATTCAAGCACAATGGGCAAGACGACAATTGTTCATAAATCCTCCGGGGAAAGTCATCATGCTCTAACATCAACAGATATGGATGTTCTCTGGGAAACATTCAGTGAAATATCCCAAATTAAGGATAAATCTTCAGGTGAAGGACATCCTTCGAAATACATCGTTGATCTTGAAAATAATCTCAGTGTTCTCACGGATTTTATCGATCAACTCGAGGCAAAGGATCAGAAGATCAAAGGAAAGAAATCTCTCTCATCGATTGATAATCTCAGGAAGAGCCTTAAGGAGAGCAAGAAATTGTCCGGAAGTTTTCGATCGGGTAGATCTAAAAGAAGGGCAGATCATCTCCATGGATTCTCTCCTAAAATGTCATTGAGAAGCTCCAACGATGAGAGGCCTGTTGAGGAAATGCTTGAATCGGCAAGGAGTTATATTCATTCATTCTATGACGCCTTGGATGATCACagtagaagaaattttcaggacaCCTACAGGAATATTTCGTCAGCACTGGAAGCTTTGCGATCAATGACCAATAGAACGTCAAGTGATTCAAGTCCAGGACATTTCCGCTTTTGA
- the LOC129793004 gene encoding uncharacterized protein LOC129793004 produces the protein MKLINFMGFCACLCILPATIFGQTFKGTPINHGPVGAHRVIPRTDFSCRGRPAGYYADIETGCEIYHMCDGLGRQFSYACPNTTLFQQRMLICDHWYMVNCSRAESNYAANLLIGQRDKPFVGEEEHELRTPRPDLLDRPYSPDYSGESFRRHFKTTPAIQNTISGRDSQPKASSGKTIESDGFLETANSNYQGPQILPIHWSTKNGNAAEATPSVRRDVKNEEFVPANRRVDEVAEVPADDGKAEIIVLPSPTGFSVPAKTVKAPPATPTPVKNASVKKPSLLYEPPFLLPDYNRNVRTQATVKATTPPNTPQIQNTGKPFTASGVKDPIVDKVSKVRNAPRTEPPVTATARVLSDNPFIANSLQTAKPTVVLQQTNKPATPAPSIVSQNPFIAKAVQTAKPTVGTQQLNSRPSPTLPLPSRELLPPRPDVRKHDDATTEGPPIYYEWKWAVPAYVLEPPKPLNDTAATAASRKQQGTAAPIPDKFAHNPFLSRAFQGKGGPSSSERSPTPRAFSAANNKGSTDKPKQQEPANDYNELKKTLLIPDFEFPLEKDVRPGFDQKEARNSFQLVIPTKSDKPWYGENPKCPDCHPAYLQPGTCEPCIRIR, from the exons AATCATGGACCTGTGGGCGCCCACAGGGTGATACCGCGAACAGATTTCTCCTGCCGCGGACGACCGGCTGGCTATTATGCCGACATCGAGACCGGCTGCGAAATTTATCACATGTGTGACGGTCTAGGTCGTCAGTTCAGCTACGCCTGCCCCAATACAACGCTCTTCCAGCAGCGGATGCTGATATGCGATCACTGGTACATGGTGAACTGCTCGCGCGCCGAGAGCAACTATGCCGCCAACTTGCTGATCG GTCAGCGTGACAAGCCATTTGTCGGCGAGGAGGAGCATGAGCTGCGAACACCACGTCCAGATCTTCTCGATCGCCCCTATTCACCCGACTATTCCGGGGAATCCTTCCGGAGGCACTTTAAG ACCACCCCAGCCATACAGAATACAATTTCGGGAAGAGATAGTCAACCGAAGGCCTCATCTGGCAAAACAATCGAGAGTGATGGATTTCTGGAGACGGCAAATTCAAATTACCAGGGTCCCCAGATCTTGCCAATTCACTGGAGCACGAAAAATGGTAATGCTGCTGAGGCAACACCATCCGTTCGGCGAGATGTGAAGAATGAGGAATTTGTGCCGGCCAACCGCAGAGTGGATGAGGTGGCTGAGGTGCCAGCAGATGATGGGAAGGCTGAGATAATAGTCTTGCCATCACCAACGGGATTTTCTGTGCCAGCAAAGACGGTGAAGGCACCCCCAGCAACACCGACACCAGTGAAGAATGCTTCAGTGAAGAAGCCATCCTTGCTGTATGAACCACCATTCCTGCTGCCAGACTACAATCGCAATGTCAGGACACAAGCTACTGTTAAGGCTACAACCCCGCCGAATACGCCACAGATTCAGAACACGGGAAAACCCTTCACTGCATCCGGAGTTAAGGATCCCATTGTCGATAAGGTGTCTAAAGTGAGGAATGCCCCACGTACGGAACCCCCAGTGACGGCAACAGCGAGAGTTTTGTCCGATAATCCCTTCATTGCAAATTCTCTGCAAACTGCCAAACCAACAGTAGTGCTCCAGCAGACTAACAAACCAGCAACACCTGCCCCAAGTATTGTTTCGCAGAATCCTTTCATTGCAAAAGCCGTGCAGACAGCTAAGCCCACGGTGGGGACACAGCAGCTAAACAGCAGGCCCAGCCCGACACTTCCACTACCCTCAAGGGAGCTTCTGCCACCACGTCCGGATGTACGGAAGCACGATGATGCCACAACTGAAGGTCCACCAATATACTACGAATGGAAATGGGCTGTTCCTGCATACGTCCTGGAGCCACCGAAACCGCTGAATGACACCGCAGCCACAGCAGCATCGAGGAAGCAACAAGGAACCGCCGCACCTATACCGGATAAATTTGCCCACAATCCTTTCCTTTCGCGCGCTTTTCAGGGCAAAGGAGGTCCAAGTTCATCCGAACGCAGTCCCACCCCACGAGCATTTTCAGCTGCAAACAACAAAGGTTCCACGGATAAACCGAAACAGCAGGAGCCTGCGAATGATTACAACGAATTGAAGAAGACTCTGCTCATCCCAGACTTTGAGTTTCCCCTTGAGAAGGATGTTCGACCGGGTTTTGATCAGAAGGAAGCTCGGAATTCCTTCCAACTCGTAATACCCACAAAGAGTGACAAACCATGGTACGGAGAGAATCCCAAATGCCCTGATTGCCATCCTGCTTACCTTCAGCCGGGAACCTGTGAACCCTGTATTCGAATTAGATAA